From the Aquitalea magnusonii genome, one window contains:
- a CDS encoding UDP-2,3-diacylglucosamine diphosphatase has product MSHHFISDLHLSEDTPALCQLFANTLRQWQGQIDSLFILGDLFEYWVGDDDDSAFLNEMLAAMQQFSRHTPLYVMHGNRDFLLGDGFALRSGAVLLADPYLLEAYGRSYLLSHGDALCTADTAYQQFRTISRNPAWQAAMLARPLAERHAIAAQARMQSEAAKLQQGLSAITDVSDDAVMQLLAQHHWPTLIHGHTHRPATHLHQQGSQQAERWVIRDWHGSSGGYLRLDASGLTALPLG; this is encoded by the coding sequence ATGAGCCATCACTTCATTTCCGACCTGCACCTGAGCGAAGACACCCCGGCGCTGTGCCAGCTATTTGCCAACACCCTGCGCCAATGGCAAGGCCAGATCGACAGCCTGTTCATCCTGGGCGACCTGTTCGAATACTGGGTGGGAGATGACGATGACAGCGCCTTTCTCAATGAGATGCTGGCGGCGATGCAGCAGTTCTCCCGCCACACCCCGCTCTATGTGATGCATGGCAACCGTGACTTCCTGCTGGGTGACGGCTTTGCCCTGCGCTCCGGTGCCGTGCTGCTGGCAGATCCCTACCTGCTGGAAGCATATGGCCGGTCTTATCTGCTCAGCCATGGCGATGCCCTGTGTACCGCAGATACCGCCTATCAGCAATTCCGTACCATCAGCCGCAATCCGGCCTGGCAGGCCGCCATGCTGGCCAGGCCGCTGGCCGAGCGCCACGCCATTGCAGCCCAGGCGCGCATGCAAAGTGAGGCGGCCAAACTGCAGCAAGGCCTGAGCGCCATTACTGATGTAAGCGACGATGCCGTAATGCAGTTGCTGGCACAGCACCACTGGCCGACCTTGATTCACGGTCACACCCATCGCCCCGCCACCCATCTGCACCAGCAAGGCAGCCAGCAGGCCGAACGCTGGGTAATACGCGACTGGCACGGCAGCAGCGGTGGCTATCTGCGGCTGGATGCCTCCGGCCTGACCGCTCTGCCGCTAGGCTAG
- a CDS encoding peptidylprolyl isomerase translates to MIKLTTNFGEIVLELFHDKAPVTAANFEEYVKSGHYDGTIFHRVINGFMIQGGGFDAEMKQKDTRDPIKNEANNGVSNKTYTVAMARTMDPHSASAQFFINVADNDFLDFKSETTQGWGYAVFGQVVEGQEVVDRIKTVRTGRSGGHQDVPVEAVVVEKAEII, encoded by the coding sequence ATGATCAAACTGACCACCAACTTCGGCGAAATCGTACTGGAACTGTTCCATGACAAGGCCCCGGTGACTGCCGCCAACTTCGAAGAATACGTCAAGAGCGGTCACTATGACGGCACCATCTTCCACCGCGTGATCAACGGTTTCATGATCCAGGGCGGCGGTTTTGATGCCGAGATGAAGCAAAAAGACACCCGCGATCCGATCAAGAACGAAGCCAACAACGGTGTTTCCAACAAGACCTACACCGTTGCCATGGCACGTACCATGGACCCGCACTCTGCCTCGGCCCAGTTCTTCATCAATGTGGCCGACAACGACTTCCTCGATTTCAAATCCGAAACCACCCAGGGCTGGGGCTATGCCGTGTTCGGCCAGGTAGTGGAAGGCCAGGAGGTGGTTGACCGCATCAAGACCGTGCGCACCGGTCGCAGCGGCGGTCACCAGGATGTGCCGGTAGAAGCCGTAGTCGTGGAAAAAGCCGAGATCATCTGA
- a CDS encoding peptidylprolyl isomerase: MKKLLSSLALCALPLLAYAAPVVEMTTNKGVIEITLDSAKAPKTVANFVSYAKAGFYNGTVFHRVIDGFMIQGGGFDGKLEQKKTNAPIPNEAANGLKNSIGTIAMARTADPNSATAQFFINVANNEFLDYKNPSPQGIGYAVFGKVSKGMDVVNRIAKTHTGSMKGMDDVPFEPIVIQKVVVKP, encoded by the coding sequence ATGAAAAAACTGCTCTCCAGTCTCGCCCTGTGCGCCCTGCCCCTGCTGGCTTACGCAGCACCGGTAGTGGAAATGACCACCAACAAAGGTGTGATCGAAATCACCCTGGATTCCGCCAAAGCGCCCAAGACCGTGGCCAATTTTGTCAGCTACGCCAAGGCTGGCTTTTACAACGGCACGGTATTTCACCGCGTCATCGATGGTTTCATGATTCAGGGCGGTGGTTTTGACGGCAAGCTGGAACAGAAGAAAACCAACGCGCCCATCCCCAACGAAGCCGCCAACGGCCTGAAGAACAGCATCGGCACCATTGCCATGGCCCGCACCGCTGACCCCAACTCAGCCACCGCCCAGTTCTTCATCAATGTGGCCAATAACGAATTCCTCGACTACAAAAACCCCAGCCCGCAAGGGATTGGCTATGCTGTATTCGGCAAGGTCAGCAAGGGCATGGACGTAGTCAACCGCATTGCCAAAACCCACACCGGCAGCATGAAAGGCATGGATGACGTGCCGTTCGAGCCCATCGTGATCCAGAAGGTGGTGGTCAAGCCCTGA
- the ppk2 gene encoding polyphosphate kinase 2, whose translation MQVAEAPHGSSEDSSTAELPASFPYRTRMRRAEYEKIKMELQIELLKVQSWVKETGQKIVILFEGRDAAGKGGTIKRYMEHLNPRGARVVALEKPSERERGQWYFQRYIEHLPSSGEIVFFDRSWYNRAGVERVMGFCNPDEYLEFMRQTPQLERMLVNSGIHLFKFWFSVSREEQLRRFISRRDDPLKHWKLSPIDIQSLDKWDDYTAAKQAMFFHTNTGDAPWVVVKSDDKKRARLNCIRHFLASLDYPNKDPRVAHAADPLIVGAPKHMLNADEDKSLRFDV comes from the coding sequence CTGCAGGTGGCCGAAGCCCCCCACGGCAGCAGCGAAGACAGCAGTACCGCCGAACTCCCCGCCAGCTTTCCCTACCGCACCCGCATGCGCCGGGCCGAGTACGAAAAGATCAAGATGGAGCTGCAGATCGAGCTGTTGAAAGTACAAAGCTGGGTCAAGGAAACCGGGCAGAAAATCGTCATCCTGTTTGAAGGCCGCGACGCTGCCGGCAAGGGCGGCACCATCAAGCGCTATATGGAACACCTCAATCCGCGCGGTGCCCGCGTGGTGGCACTGGAAAAGCCGTCCGAGCGCGAACGCGGTCAATGGTATTTCCAGCGCTATATCGAACATCTGCCGTCTTCCGGCGAAATCGTGTTCTTCGACCGCTCCTGGTATAACCGCGCCGGCGTGGAACGGGTGATGGGCTTTTGCAATCCGGACGAATACCTGGAATTCATGCGCCAGACCCCGCAACTGGAACGCATGCTGGTCAACAGCGGCATCCACCTGTTCAAGTTCTGGTTCTCGGTCAGCCGCGAAGAACAGCTACGCCGCTTCATCTCGCGCCGCGATGACCCGCTCAAGCACTGGAAGCTCTCCCCCATCGACATTCAGTCGCTGGACAAATGGGACGACTACACCGCAGCCAAACAAGCGATGTTCTTCCACACCAATACTGGCGATGCGCCCTGGGTGGTGGTGAAATCCGATGACAAGAAACGCGCCCGCCTGAACTGCATCCGCCATTTCCTGGCCAGCCTGGACTACCCCAACAAGGATCCACGCGTTGCCCATGCCGCCGACCCGCTGATTGTGGGTGCCCCCAAGCACATGCTGAATGCCGATGAGGACAAGTCGCTGCGTTTCGACGTGTGA
- a CDS encoding SulP family inorganic anion transporter, protein MLSPGFRPRLIDTLQSYNRQLLRDDIMAGLTVGIVALPLAMAFAMASGVTPQAGIFTAVIAGFLAAALGGSRLSVTGPTGAFIVIIYGIVAKYGVANLLICTFMSGVMLVLMGIFRLGQVIRFFPLPLITGFTNGIAVLIFLTQLKDFFGLPVEKMPAGFFAVMQVLREQLGNFHWPTLLLSGASLLLILLWPKRLNRLLPAPFVALILATLATALFSLPVATLGSKFGGIPQGLPSFGGLDLDPTHLSDLLAPAFTIALLGAIESLLCAVVADSMTSDKHDSNQELIGQGIANMVAPFFGGIPATGAVARTATNISNGGKSPVAAMVHALLLLLILLVAAPLAASIPLAVLAAILISVALKMGDWDIRKAFQFPKRDTAVLIVTFVLTVVFDLTVAVQIGLLMAAVFFIRSMASHTSVNRLLPEYAQLFERHTIAGKHVPDGCAAFRVEGALFFGAADSVEIIHQQAEQARVIILQLHRLVMLDTTGLLALDSLNDKLRVQGKTLILCGATDEVLDMLKGSRLVDDLGADNLQPDLAAALQRAEQLLTSGVVWG, encoded by the coding sequence ATGTTGAGTCCGGGTTTTCGTCCTCGTCTTATTGATACCCTGCAGAGCTACAACCGCCAGTTGCTGCGCGATGACATCATGGCGGGCCTTACCGTTGGCATTGTCGCCTTGCCACTGGCGATGGCCTTTGCCATGGCCAGCGGTGTCACACCGCAGGCGGGCATCTTTACTGCCGTGATTGCCGGTTTCCTGGCGGCGGCGCTGGGCGGGAGCCGTTTGTCAGTCACCGGCCCCACCGGGGCCTTCATCGTCATCATCTACGGCATCGTGGCCAAGTATGGCGTGGCCAATCTGCTGATCTGCACCTTTATGTCCGGCGTGATGCTGGTGTTGATGGGCATCTTCCGGCTGGGGCAGGTGATCCGCTTTTTTCCCTTGCCGCTGATTACCGGCTTTACCAACGGCATTGCCGTGCTGATTTTCCTCACCCAACTGAAAGATTTTTTCGGTTTGCCGGTGGAAAAGATGCCGGCGGGTTTCTTTGCGGTGATGCAGGTATTGCGTGAGCAACTGGGCAATTTCCACTGGCCGACCTTGCTGCTGTCCGGGGCCAGCCTGCTGCTGATCCTGCTATGGCCAAAGCGACTCAACCGCCTGTTGCCCGCGCCCTTTGTGGCGCTGATTCTGGCGACGCTGGCCACCGCCTTGTTCAGCCTGCCGGTGGCCACGCTGGGCAGCAAATTCGGTGGCATTCCGCAAGGCTTGCCCAGCTTTGGCGGGCTGGACCTGGACCCGACCCATCTGTCCGACCTGCTGGCACCGGCCTTTACCATTGCCCTGCTGGGGGCCATCGAGTCACTGCTGTGTGCGGTGGTGGCCGACAGCATGACGTCTGACAAGCATGACTCCAATCAGGAGCTGATCGGTCAGGGCATTGCCAATATGGTGGCCCCGTTTTTTGGCGGCATTCCGGCGACCGGAGCGGTGGCACGCACTGCCACCAATATCAGCAACGGGGGAAAAAGCCCGGTGGCTGCCATGGTGCATGCCTTGTTGCTGTTATTGATTTTGCTGGTGGCTGCGCCGTTGGCGGCCAGCATTCCCCTGGCGGTGCTGGCGGCCATCCTGATTTCGGTGGCGCTGAAAATGGGGGACTGGGATATCCGCAAGGCTTTTCAGTTTCCCAAGCGCGATACCGCGGTGTTGATTGTCACCTTTGTGCTGACCGTGGTGTTCGACCTGACGGTGGCGGTGCAGATCGGCCTGTTGATGGCGGCGGTGTTCTTTATCCGCAGCATGGCCAGCCATACCTCGGTCAACCGCTTGTTGCCGGAATATGCCCAGTTGTTCGAGCGCCACACCATAGCCGGCAAGCATGTGCCGGATGGCTGTGCCGCTTTCCGGGTGGAGGGTGCGCTGTTTTTCGGGGCGGCGGACAGTGTGGAAATCATTCACCAGCAGGCCGAGCAGGCGCGCGTCATCATCTTGCAGTTACACCGGCTGGTGATGCTGGATACCACCGGTCTGCTGGCGCTGGACAGTCTGAACGACAAGCTGCGGGTGCAGGGCAAGACGCTGATTTTGTGCGGCGCGACCGACGAGGTGCTGGACATGCTCAAGGGCTCGCGGCTGGTGGATGATCTGGGCGCGGACAATCTGCAGCCGGACCTGGCCGCCGCCCTGCAGCGTGCCGAACAGTTGCTGACCAGCGGCGTGGTGTGGGGCTAG
- a CDS encoding HD-GYP domain-containing protein translates to MGASLKLAELLGSLSYALDITEGQPEGHCVRSCWIGMHIGRAIGLDSQSLWELYYAILLKDLGCSSNAARISALYLTDDRQFKQDFKQVGPGLPQMLGFVFSHTGRHAGWADRLASIVNIMRNGKDIADELIHTRCHRGADIARQLRFNENVARGIQSLDEHWDGSGRPLGLQGEAIPVHARIALLSQVIDVFHITNGRAGALAEVQQRAGNWFDPQLVACFASVASDETFWQVLESTSVDQAVLALEPAQHQVEVDEDYLDEIAEGFGQVVDSKSPFTAGHSQRVGHYSDRIAATLGLDDARRRWLKRGALLHDVGKLGVSNRILDKPGKLDAEEWAAVQQHASYTHAILGRMQVFAELADVAAAHHERLDGKGYPRGLAGDAITLETRIITTADIFDAINAERPYHPATPVAKTLDIMQQNLHVAIDPRCFEALRQVLREEGQL, encoded by the coding sequence ATGGGTGCCTCACTTAAGCTAGCCGAACTGCTAGGCTCGCTCAGTTATGCGCTGGACATTACCGAGGGACAGCCGGAAGGCCACTGCGTGCGCAGTTGCTGGATAGGCATGCACATTGGCCGCGCCATCGGGCTGGACAGCCAGTCACTGTGGGAGCTGTACTACGCCATCTTGCTAAAAGACTTGGGCTGCAGCAGCAATGCCGCCCGTATCAGTGCGCTCTACCTGACCGACGACCGGCAGTTCAAGCAGGACTTCAAACAAGTGGGACCGGGACTGCCGCAGATGCTGGGCTTTGTGTTCAGCCATACCGGTCGCCACGCCGGCTGGGCCGACCGGCTGGCCTCCATCGTCAACATCATGCGCAATGGCAAGGACATTGCCGACGAACTGATCCACACCCGCTGCCACCGCGGTGCCGACATCGCCCGCCAGCTACGCTTCAATGAAAACGTGGCGCGCGGCATCCAGTCGCTGGACGAGCACTGGGACGGCTCCGGCCGGCCGCTGGGCTTGCAGGGCGAAGCCATACCCGTTCATGCCCGCATTGCCCTGCTCTCACAGGTGATCGATGTGTTTCACATCACCAATGGCCGTGCCGGCGCACTGGCCGAGGTTCAGCAACGCGCCGGCAACTGGTTCGACCCACAACTGGTGGCCTGTTTTGCCAGCGTGGCCAGTGACGAAACCTTCTGGCAGGTGCTGGAATCCACAAGCGTCGATCAGGCGGTGCTGGCGCTGGAACCGGCCCAGCATCAGGTGGAAGTTGACGAAGATTATCTGGATGAGATTGCCGAAGGCTTCGGCCAGGTGGTCGACTCCAAAAGCCCCTTCACCGCCGGTCACAGCCAGCGGGTGGGTCATTATTCCGACCGTATTGCCGCCACCCTGGGCCTGGATGATGCGCGCCGACGCTGGCTCAAACGCGGCGCCCTGCTACACGATGTAGGCAAGCTGGGGGTGAGCAACCGCATTCTGGACAAACCCGGCAAGCTGGATGCCGAGGAATGGGCTGCGGTGCAACAACACGCCAGCTACACCCACGCCATTCTTGGCCGCATGCAGGTGTTTGCCGAGCTGGCCGACGTTGCCGCCGCCCACCATGAACGGCTGGATGGCAAGGGTTATCCGCGCGGTCTGGCTGGCGACGCCATCACCCTGGAAACCCGCATCATCACCACCGCCGACATTTTTGACGCCATCAATGCCGAGCGGCCATACCACCCGGCCACGCCGGTGGCCAAAACGCTGGACATCATGCAGCAGAACCTGCACGTGGCCATCGATCCGCGCTGCTTCGAGGCCTTGCGGCAGGTATTACGCGAGGAAGGCCAGCTCTAG
- a CDS encoding YgiQ family radical SAM protein — protein sequence MTTQPAAAKPITSYRKYWASRFGTAPFLPMSRAEMDQLGWDSCDIILISGDCYIDHPSFGMALVGRLLEAQGFRVGIIAQPDWQSAEPFRALGKPNLFFGVTAGNMDSMINRYTADRRPRSDDAYTPNAEPNKRPDRAVTVYAQRCREAYPGVGVMIGSIEASLRRIAHFDYWSDKVRQSVLITSKADILLYGNAERALVEIAHRAAKGEKLSEIRDVRGTAFVVQQGWRPDDEWQEMDSSVVDTPGKVDPHLNPYQELPEQAAEATKGSDPTAPQVIRIESREERLAKRRAERAKTVIRIPAYEAVAHDPVLYAHASRTLHLESNPGNARALVQLHGSRDVWLNPPPIPLTTEEMDFVYGLPYARNPHPSYGDAHIPAWEMIKYSVNIMRGCFGGCTFCSITEHEGRIIQSRSEESILHEIEEIRDKTPGFTGHISDLGGPTANMYRLSCKDPNIERSCRKLSCVFPDICENLNTDHSHLIQLYRKARALPGVKKINIQSGLRYDLAVRSPEYIKELVQHHVGGYLKIAPEHTEDGPLSKMMKPGMGAYDKFKELFERFSRQAGKEQYLIPYFIAAHPGTSDEDMMNLALWLKKNNFRLDQVQTFTPTPMAMATTMWHTRRNPLKRLSRSSEKVDVVRDGYRRKLHKAFLRYHHPDNWQIIHDALINMGRSDLIGHSKHCLIPPTPPGDKSAAVRHRLGAPAARQGSGKPGQPRTGQGKATAAQGKAFGGRPQATGRPGAKPGSKPASQAAGNNRSKHKR from the coding sequence ATGACGACACAGCCAGCCGCCGCCAAACCGATTACCTCTTACCGCAAGTACTGGGCCAGCCGTTTTGGCACTGCCCCTTTCCTGCCGATGAGCCGCGCCGAAATGGACCAGCTTGGCTGGGATTCCTGTGACATCATCCTGATTTCCGGCGACTGCTATATCGACCATCCCAGCTTTGGCATGGCGCTGGTGGGCCGTTTGCTGGAAGCCCAGGGCTTCCGTGTCGGCATCATTGCGCAGCCGGACTGGCAGTCGGCCGAACCCTTCCGCGCGCTGGGCAAGCCCAATCTGTTTTTTGGCGTCACCGCCGGCAATATGGATTCGATGATCAACCGCTACACGGCGGACCGTCGTCCGCGCTCGGATGATGCCTACACCCCCAATGCCGAACCGAACAAGCGCCCGGACCGTGCCGTCACCGTGTATGCCCAGCGCTGCCGCGAAGCCTATCCCGGCGTGGGGGTGATGATCGGCTCCATCGAAGCCAGCCTGCGCCGCATCGCCCACTTCGACTACTGGAGCGACAAGGTCCGTCAGTCGGTGCTGATCACCTCCAAGGCCGACATCCTGCTGTATGGCAATGCCGAACGCGCGCTGGTGGAAATTGCCCATCGCGCGGCCAAGGGTGAAAAACTCAGTGAAATCCGCGACGTACGCGGTACCGCCTTCGTGGTGCAGCAAGGCTGGCGTCCGGACGACGAGTGGCAGGAGATGGATTCCAGCGTGGTGGACACCCCCGGCAAGGTGGACCCGCACCTGAATCCGTATCAGGAACTGCCGGAGCAAGCCGCTGAAGCCACCAAGGGCAGCGACCCGACTGCGCCGCAGGTGATCCGCATCGAATCACGCGAAGAGCGCCTGGCCAAACGCCGCGCCGAACGGGCCAAAACCGTCATCCGCATTCCGGCCTACGAAGCCGTGGCACACGACCCGGTGCTGTATGCACACGCCAGCCGCACCCTGCATCTGGAATCCAACCCCGGCAACGCCCGCGCACTGGTGCAGTTGCACGGCAGCCGCGATGTATGGCTGAACCCGCCACCCATTCCGCTGACCACCGAGGAAATGGACTTCGTCTACGGCCTGCCCTACGCCCGCAATCCGCACCCCAGCTACGGCGATGCGCATATTCCGGCGTGGGAGATGATCAAGTACTCGGTCAACATCATGCGCGGCTGTTTTGGTGGCTGTACTTTCTGCTCCATCACCGAGCACGAAGGCCGCATCATCCAGAGCCGTTCGGAAGAATCCATCCTGCACGAGATTGAGGAAATCCGCGACAAGACGCCGGGCTTTACCGGCCACATCTCCGACCTGGGCGGCCCGACCGCCAATATGTACCGCCTGTCATGCAAGGACCCGAACATCGAGCGCTCCTGTCGCAAGCTGTCCTGTGTGTTCCCGGACATCTGCGAGAACCTGAATACCGACCACAGCCATCTGATCCAACTGTACCGCAAGGCACGTGCCCTGCCGGGGGTGAAGAAGATCAACATCCAGTCCGGCTTGCGTTACGACCTGGCGGTGCGTTCGCCCGAATACATCAAGGAACTGGTGCAGCACCATGTGGGCGGCTATCTGAAAATTGCCCCGGAACACACCGAAGACGGCCCGCTGTCCAAGATGATGAAGCCGGGCATGGGCGCGTACGACAAGTTCAAGGAGCTATTCGAACGCTTCAGCCGCCAGGCCGGCAAGGAGCAGTACCTGATTCCCTACTTCATCGCCGCCCACCCCGGCACCAGCGATGAAGACATGATGAATCTGGCGCTGTGGCTGAAGAAGAACAACTTCCGTCTGGATCAGGTGCAAACCTTTACCCCGACGCCGATGGCCATGGCCACCACCATGTGGCATACCCGCCGCAACCCGCTCAAGCGCCTGTCGCGCAGTTCGGAAAAGGTGGACGTGGTGCGCGATGGTTATCGCCGCAAGCTGCACAAGGCCTTCTTGCGCTATCACCACCCGGACAACTGGCAGATCATTCACGATGCGCTGATCAATATGGGCCGCAGCGACCTGATCGGCCACAGCAAGCACTGCCTGATTCCGCCTACCCCGCCGGGTGACAAATCCGCTGCGGTGCGTCATCGTCTGGGCGCACCGGCGGCACGCCAGGGCAGCGGCAAACCCGGCCAGCCACGCACCGGTCAGGGCAAGGCCACGGCAGCGCAAGGCAAAGCCTTTGGCGGACGCCCGCAAGCCACCGGCCGGCCGGGAGCAAAACCGGGCAGCAAACCGGCAAGCCAGGCGGCGGGCAATAACCGCAGCAAGCACAAACGCTGA
- a CDS encoding Kdo hydroxylase family protein produces the protein MSSQIVRLDAKPYQSQVAALESGKVLYLPQLEFAIQPTELALLNPAIADPKRKNISLEPQDGGKLHGVADPANEAAVRALIARYRDSAFALVEQLLPEYRGKLRAAPTSLRLMRVEDRQTSWRKDDSRLHVDAFPSRPTYGERILRVFYNANPNGEPRVWRVGEPFADMARRMLPRLPRQWPGSAALMAALKITKRKRSAYDHLMLHLHDAMKADMDYQRTCPQETMPFPPGCGWVCFSDHASHAVMSGQFMLEQTFWLPAQDMLDPARSPLAELQAITGRTLL, from the coding sequence ATGAGCAGTCAGATTGTCCGTTTGGACGCAAAACCCTATCAATCCCAGGTGGCCGCACTGGAAAGCGGCAAGGTACTGTATTTGCCGCAGCTGGAGTTTGCCATCCAGCCGACCGAACTGGCCTTGCTGAACCCGGCCATTGCCGACCCGAAACGCAAGAACATCAGCCTGGAACCGCAAGATGGTGGCAAGTTGCATGGCGTGGCTGACCCTGCCAACGAAGCCGCAGTGCGCGCCTTGATTGCCCGCTATCGCGACAGCGCCTTTGCCCTGGTCGAGCAGTTGCTGCCGGAATACCGCGGCAAGCTGCGCGCCGCCCCCACCAGCCTGCGCCTGATGCGGGTGGAAGATCGCCAGACTTCCTGGCGCAAGGACGACAGCCGTCTGCATGTGGATGCCTTCCCGTCGCGGCCCACTTATGGCGAGCGCATCTTGCGCGTGTTCTACAATGCCAATCCCAATGGTGAACCGCGCGTGTGGCGCGTCGGGGAGCCGTTTGCCGACATGGCGCGGCGCATGCTGCCGCGTTTGCCACGGCAGTGGCCTGGCTCGGCGGCGCTGATGGCGGCGCTGAAAATCACCAAGCGCAAGCGCAGCGCCTACGACCACCTGATGCTGCATCTGCACGATGCGATGAAGGCGGACATGGACTACCAGCGCACCTGCCCGCAGGAAACCATGCCGTTCCCGCCGGGCTGCGGCTGGGTGTGTTTCTCCGACCATGCCTCGCATGCCGTGATGTCCGGCCAGTTCATGCTGGAGCAGACATTCTGGCTGCCGGCACAGGACATGCTAGACCCGGCGCGCTCACCACTGGCCGAATTGCAGGCCATCACCGGGCGCACCCTGCTGTAA
- a CDS encoding glutamine--tRNA ligase/YqeY domain fusion protein, translated as MSTENNAPVVSNFIRNIIDEDLASGKHSAIVTRFPPEPNGYLHVGHAKSICLNFGLAEDYQGKCNLRMDDTNPEKESDEFVQSIKDSVEWLGFKWDGNVRFASDYFDALYDYAVELIKSGKAFVCDLNAEEMRAYRGSLTEPGKNSPFRDRSVEENLDLFTRMRNGEFPDGSKTLRLKIDMASGNVNLRDPVIYRIRRAHHHRTGDKWCIYPMYDYTHCISDALEGITHSLCTLEFEDHRPLYDWVLDNITIPCHPRQYEFSRLELLYALTSKRKLQALVTDGLVDGWNDPRMPTIEGMRRRGFSPAGIRLFAQRIGVSKGENIIDMSVLEGAVREMLENESPRVMAVLDPIKVTLTNFDAAVTASRSAPFHPHHPEFGEREVPIAREIWIERDDFAEVPPPKWQRLTAGGEVRLRYSYVIKCDEVIKDADGKVVELKCSIDHDTLGKNPEGRKVKGVIHWVSAEHAIEADVRLYDRLFTEPRPDAVRGDDGEYVDFRQFLNPESLKTVTAFVEDAVLKAAPESRFQFERLGYFVTDRYDHQQGVRAVFNRTVGLRDNWSK; from the coding sequence ATGAGCACGGAAAACAACGCGCCAGTAGTCAGCAACTTCATTCGCAACATCATTGACGAGGACCTGGCTTCGGGCAAGCACAGCGCCATCGTCACCCGCTTCCCGCCGGAGCCCAATGGCTACCTGCACGTGGGCCATGCCAAATCCATCTGTCTGAACTTCGGTCTGGCCGAAGACTATCAGGGCAAGTGCAATCTGCGCATGGACGACACCAATCCGGAAAAAGAGTCGGACGAATTCGTGCAGTCCATCAAGGACAGCGTGGAGTGGCTGGGTTTCAAGTGGGATGGCAATGTCCGTTTCGCCTCGGATTACTTCGATGCGCTGTACGACTATGCCGTCGAGCTGATCAAGTCCGGCAAGGCCTTTGTCTGCGACCTGAACGCCGAGGAAATGCGCGCCTATCGTGGCAGCCTGACCGAGCCGGGCAAGAACAGCCCCTTCCGCGACCGTAGCGTGGAAGAGAACCTCGACCTGTTCACCCGCATGCGTAACGGCGAATTCCCGGACGGCAGCAAGACCTTGCGCCTGAAAATCGACATGGCCTCCGGCAACGTGAACCTGCGTGACCCGGTGATCTACCGCATCCGCCGCGCGCATCACCACCGTACCGGCGACAAGTGGTGCATCTACCCGATGTACGACTACACCCATTGCATTTCCGATGCGCTGGAAGGCATTACCCACAGCCTGTGCACGCTGGAATTCGAAGACCATCGCCCGCTGTACGACTGGGTGCTGGACAACATCACCATTCCTTGCCATCCGCGTCAGTACGAGTTTTCCCGTCTGGAGCTGCTGTACGCACTCACCTCCAAGCGCAAGTTGCAGGCGCTGGTGACTGACGGCCTGGTGGATGGCTGGAACGACCCGCGCATGCCCACCATCGAAGGCATGCGTCGCCGCGGTTTCAGCCCGGCTGGCATCCGCCTGTTCGCCCAGCGCATTGGTGTGTCCAAGGGTGAAAACATCATTGACATGAGCGTGCTGGAAGGCGCCGTGCGCGAGATGCTGGAAAACGAATCGCCGCGTGTGATGGCCGTGCTGGACCCGATCAAGGTGACGCTCACCAACTTTGATGCTGCCGTGACTGCCAGCCGCAGCGCGCCTTTCCATCCGCATCACCCGGAATTCGGCGAGCGCGAAGTGCCGATCGCCCGTGAAATCTGGATCGAGCGTGACGACTTTGCCGAAGTGCCGCCGCCCAAGTGGCAGCGCCTGACTGCCGGTGGCGAAGTGCGCCTGCGCTACAGCTATGTCATCAAGTGCGATGAAGTGATCAAGGATGCCGACGGCAAGGTGGTGGAACTCAAGTGCTCCATCGACCACGACACCCTGGGCAAGAACCCGGAAGGCCGCAAGGTCAAGGGCGTGATTCACTGGGTGTCGGCCGAGCACGCGATTGAAGCCGATGTCCGCCTGTACGACCGCCTGTTCACCGAGCCGCGTCCGGATGCGGTGCGTGGCGACGATGGCGAATATGTCGACTTCCGCCAGTTCCTCAACCCGGAATCGCTGAAAACCGTCACTGCTTTTGTGGAAGACGCCGTGCTGAAGGCCGCCCCGGAATCGCGCTTCCAGTTTGAGCGCCTGGGCTACTTTGTCACCGACCGTTACGACCATCAGCAAGGTGTGCGTGCGGTGTTCAACCGGACTGTGGGTTTGCGCGACAACTGGAGCAAGTAA